A stretch of DNA from Gemmatimonadota bacterium:
CGCCAGCACGAGCGGCGCCTCAGTCATGGTTCCGTTCCAGCATCAGCGTCACCGGCCCGTCGTTGTGAATCTCCACCTGCATCTCGGCGCCGAATTGTCCGGTGGCCACGGCCACGCCCCGGCTTCGGAGCTCGCCGCAAAAGTACTCGTAAAGCGGGATCGCATGGTCCGGCCTCGAGGCGTCGATGAACGACGGACGCCGCCCCTTGGCCGCGTCGCCATAGAGGGTGAACTGGGACACCACCAGCAGGCCGCCCCCGACCTCCGTCAGGCCGAGGTTCATCTTGCCTTCGCCGTCGGGAAACAACCGAAGCCCGATGATCTTCTCCGCCATCCAGGCCGACTCGGCGGCCGTGTCGGAGTGCGTGAAGCCAACCAAGAGGCAGAACCCCCGGTCGACCGCTCCAACCTCCCGGCCCTCGATCGTCACCCGGGCTCGCGCTACCCGCTGTAGCAGGACCCTCATGACGGGGGTCGGGCCGCCAGGGCCTCGGCCGCCTTGAGCAGCGCCTGCCGGGCCGCCGCGTCGAACACCCGGCCGTTGGCAATGACCACATCGATCTTGGCGACGTTGCCGATCGCGATCAGCGGATTGGCCGACAACAGGACCAGATCGGCCACCCGGCCGGTGCCGACGCTACCTAACGAATCGGCCAGACCGAGGAACCGCGCCGGCTCGATGGTGGCGCTTTGGAGCGCTTGGAGCGGCGTCATCCCGATCGAGACCAACAGGCCAAGCTCGTCGTGGAGGGAGGCCCCGGCAAAGATGAAGGGATTGGCTAGGTCGGTGCCCGCCAGGATCTTGACCCCCCGCCGCTGGAGCAACCGGAGCACCTCGAGTTCCCGGGCATGGAGCACTTTGCGAAGAGCCCAGTCGGCCGGCTTCAGCATGCTGAACCGGAAGTCCTTCTTGGGATCCCAGCCGTCCTTCATGAACGCGGGGATGTACTTGAGCCGCGGATCCGCACCGAGCGTCGGATCGTCGAGGTTGGCAATCGATCGGAGCACCGTGGTCGTCGGGACCATGACCGTCCCGGCGGCTTTGAACGCGTCCGCCACCTGCTCGCAGCGCCTGGCGTCGTAGCTCGCCACCAACGCCTCGACCCGGCCTCGTGAAACTACCCCGGCCGAGTCCCACCCTTTGGCCGATGCGACGGCCCGCCGCGACTGGTCGAGGAACTCATCCTCCCGGGTCGAACAGGCCAGCAGCACCTGGGTCAGGTGCTCGACCGTGCGCTGGCCAAGACTGGCGGCCTCCCGGGCAGACACGAGGTTCGGAATGTGTCCCGCGAACGAAATCCTCGTCTCCTTCGAACGAGCTGCGATGGCCCGGAACGTTTCCGGACTGAGCCGACTGTAGACCTTGACGAACTCGACCCCCGCGGCCTTCAGGGAATCGACGATCCGGCGGCCATCGTCGGCGGTGCTCGCGACGACCGACCCCGGCCAGATCGGAGGCGTCCCGTCAACCAGACTTCCGAACTGACCCACCCGGGGTCCAACCGACTCGCCAGACGCAATCCGTTTCCGCCAGATGTCCACAGCCGTCGTCGTGCTGAACATCTCCCGGACGCCGGTCACACCATGAGCCACCAGGAGCGGCATGAAGTAGGCGCCGAACCACGGTGTTGCGGCGTGGACGTGCATATCCCAAAGGCCTGGGATGAGGAACTTGCCGGTTCCGTCAATGGTCCGGGCCGCCGACTCGACGACCACGCCGCTCGCCGGCCCCATCCGGCTGATTCGGTTGCCGGTGATCACGACCGTCTGCCCCGAGATCAGACGGCCGGTTTCGACGTCGACCACCGATACGTTCCGGATCGCGGTTGTCTGGGCCGCCACCGGGAGAACCAGTGCGAC
This window harbors:
- a CDS encoding D-tyrosyl-tRNA(Tyr) deacylase produces the protein MRVLLQRVARARVTIEGREVGAVDRGFCLLVGFTHSDTAAESAWMAEKIIGLRLFPDGEGKMNLGLTEVGGGLLVVSQFTLYGDAAKGRRPSFIDASRPDHAIPLYEYFCGELRSRGVAVATGQFGAEMQVEIHNDGPVTLMLERNHD